A genome region from Dendrosporobacter quercicolus includes the following:
- the adhE gene encoding bifunctional acetaldehyde-CoA/alcohol dehydrogenase: MKVTNAEELLESLRGLREAQKEFSTFTQAQVDEIFRQAALAANDARIELAKMAVEESGMGIVEDKVIKNHFASEFLYNKFKDEKTCDVIERDTSFGLAKVAEPLGVIAAVIPTTNPTSTAIFKSLIALKTRNGIIFSPHPRAKQCTIAAAKVVLDAAVKAGAPKGIIGWIDEPSIELTNIVMKECDVILATGGPGMVQAAYSSGKPAIGVGPGNSPAIIDDTADIQMAVSSLLLSKTFDNGMICASEQSIVVMDKVYNAVKAELEARGAYILKKDEVPKVGSVILKNGRLNAEIVGQSAHTIAGLAGVTVPEKAKVLIGEVESVELEEPFSHEKLSPVLGMYRASTFDEAVTKAARLVELGGYGHTSILYTNPDLSKDRIEKMSTALKTCRILINMPSSQGAIGDIYNFKLEPSLTLGCGSWGGNSVSTNVGPRHLLNVKSVAERRENMLWFRVPEKIYFKYGCIPVALRELKVLGKKKVFIVTDEVLYGLGFLTKIEELLKGMDIDYKVFSDVQPDPTLATARKGAAEMLSYKPDTIISVGGGSAMDAAKIMWVLYEHPESRFEDLALRFMDIRKRIYTFPTMGQKAMMIAIPTSSGTGSEVTPFTVITDETTGNKYPLADYAVTPNMAIIDAEMMMKMPKGLTAASGVDALTHALEARVSGMATEYTNGICMEAIKLIFKYLPIAYNEGQTNVEAREKMAHASTMAGMAFANAFLGVCHSMAHKLGAQHHVPHGVANALLINQTIRFNAQDNPVKQMTFPQYKYPNARAAYAEIADGLGLGGRNADEKVERLIKAIDELKEKINLPKTIKEAKVTEKSFYATLDQMSERAFDDQCTGPNPRYPLISEIKQMYINAFEGTEVKV; the protein is encoded by the coding sequence ATGAAAGTGACTAACGCTGAAGAATTGTTGGAAAGTTTAAGGGGGCTAAGAGAGGCTCAGAAAGAATTCAGCACATTTACGCAAGCCCAGGTTGATGAAATTTTCCGGCAGGCTGCTCTGGCGGCCAATGACGCGAGAATTGAGCTGGCCAAAATGGCGGTCGAGGAAAGCGGCATGGGAATTGTTGAGGACAAAGTAATCAAGAATCATTTTGCCTCAGAGTTTCTTTATAACAAATTCAAAGATGAGAAAACCTGTGATGTGATTGAACGCGACACTTCCTTCGGACTAGCCAAGGTGGCGGAGCCGCTGGGGGTTATTGCAGCGGTTATCCCGACCACCAATCCCACCTCAACCGCAATCTTTAAGTCGCTGATTGCCCTTAAGACCAGAAACGGCATTATCTTTTCCCCTCATCCCCGCGCGAAACAGTGCACAATAGCCGCCGCTAAAGTGGTGCTGGATGCGGCTGTAAAAGCCGGTGCACCCAAAGGAATTATTGGCTGGATTGATGAACCTTCGATTGAACTGACGAATATTGTGATGAAAGAATGTGACGTTATTCTGGCCACCGGCGGGCCGGGCATGGTGCAGGCCGCCTATTCGTCCGGTAAACCGGCCATCGGCGTCGGGCCTGGCAATTCACCGGCCATCATTGATGATACCGCTGATATTCAGATGGCTGTCAGTTCGCTGTTGCTGTCAAAAACCTTTGATAATGGCATGATCTGCGCGTCTGAACAATCCATCGTTGTCATGGATAAGGTTTACAATGCCGTAAAGGCGGAATTGGAAGCCCGGGGAGCATACATCCTTAAAAAGGACGAAGTACCCAAGGTCGGCTCGGTCATTTTGAAAAACGGCCGCCTGAATGCCGAGATTGTCGGGCAAAGTGCGCATACGATCGCCGGGCTGGCCGGGGTAACCGTGCCGGAAAAGGCCAAGGTGCTGATCGGCGAGGTGGAATCGGTAGAGCTGGAAGAGCCGTTCTCGCATGAAAAGCTGTCGCCGGTGCTGGGGATGTACAGGGCCAGTACATTTGACGAGGCTGTGACGAAAGCGGCAAGACTGGTGGAATTAGGCGGCTATGGGCACACGTCCATCCTTTATACCAATCCTGATCTTTCCAAGGACCGGATTGAAAAAATGAGCACAGCACTGAAAACCTGCCGTATTCTCATTAATATGCCTTCCTCTCAAGGAGCAATCGGTGATATCTATAACTTTAAGCTGGAACCATCGCTCACGCTGGGTTGCGGTTCGTGGGGCGGAAATTCAGTGTCGACAAACGTTGGTCCCCGCCATTTGCTCAATGTTAAGAGTGTAGCCGAGAGGAGAGAAAATATGCTTTGGTTCAGGGTACCGGAAAAGATTTACTTTAAATATGGCTGCATTCCCGTTGCTTTAAGGGAACTTAAAGTACTGGGTAAGAAGAAAGTTTTTATCGTCACTGATGAAGTGTTGTATGGGCTGGGCTTCCTAACGAAAATTGAAGAACTTCTCAAAGGCATGGACATTGATTATAAGGTGTTCAGCGATGTACAGCCTGATCCCACTCTGGCGACAGCCCGTAAAGGCGCTGCGGAAATGCTGTCCTATAAGCCGGATACCATCATTTCGGTGGGCGGCGGTTCAGCGATGGATGCGGCGAAAATCATGTGGGTTCTGTACGAGCATCCTGAATCGCGGTTTGAAGACCTGGCTTTGCGCTTTATGGATATCAGAAAGAGAATCTACACTTTCCCGACCATGGGGCAAAAAGCAATGATGATTGCCATACCGACCTCATCAGGCACCGGTTCCGAGGTAACGCCGTTTACGGTTATCACTGATGAAACCACCGGCAATAAGTATCCGCTGGCCGATTATGCAGTGACTCCGAATATGGCGATCATTGACGCTGAAATGATGATGAAAATGCCGAAAGGCCTGACGGCAGCTTCCGGCGTGGATGCTTTGACACACGCCCTGGAAGCCAGAGTTTCAGGCATGGCCACAGAGTATACCAACGGTATATGTATGGAAGCAATTAAACTTATTTTTAAATATCTGCCGATTGCTTACAATGAAGGCCAAACGAATGTTGAAGCCAGAGAGAAGATGGCTCACGCGTCTACTATGGCCGGCATGGCTTTCGCCAACGCTTTCCTGGGCGTATGTCACTCCATGGCCCATAAGCTTGGCGCGCAGCATCATGTCCCGCACGGGGTTGCCAATGCCTTACTGATTAATCAGACAATCCGGTTTAATGCTCAGGACAATCCGGTGAAACAAATGACCTTCCCGCAATACAAATATCCAAACGCCAGAGCAGCTTATGCTGAAATAGCCGATGGTCTGGGGCTTGGCGGAAGAAATGCCGATGAGAAAGTTGAGCGTCTAATCAAGGCAATTGATGAGCTGAAAGAAAAAATCAATCTGCCGAAAACGATTAAAGAGGCTAAAGTAACCGAAAAAAGCTTTTATGCAACGCTTGATCAAATGTCGGAACGGGCGTTTGATGACCAATGCACCGGACCAAATCCGAGATATCCGCTTATTAGCGAAATCAAGCAGATGTATATCAATGCATTTGAAGGCACTGAAGTTAAAGTATAA
- a CDS encoding ATP-dependent Clp protease proteolytic subunit: protein MEYQEEHGRHGRWQEKLLKTRSLIIAGEITQALTEKVTAQLLLLQEMGDAPIKLFINSQGGHVEAGDTIHDVIKFVKPRVIAIGTGWVASAGITIYLAADKQDRYSLPNTRYMIHQPLGGVRGQAADIKIEADEIVKMRSRINKLISAGTGQPLEKVEKDTQRNYWLDAEEAKGYGIVNKIITQYSELDNL, encoded by the coding sequence ATGGAGTATCAGGAAGAGCACGGCCGCCATGGTCGCTGGCAGGAAAAATTATTAAAGACCAGGTCGTTGATTATTGCGGGAGAAATTACCCAGGCGTTAACGGAAAAGGTAACGGCTCAGCTGTTATTATTGCAGGAGATGGGCGATGCGCCTATTAAGCTGTTTATCAACAGTCAGGGCGGGCATGTGGAAGCAGGCGACACCATCCACGACGTAATCAAGTTCGTTAAGCCGCGGGTAATTGCCATTGGTACGGGCTGGGTAGCCAGCGCCGGTATTACCATCTATCTTGCCGCCGATAAACAAGACCGCTATTCGCTGCCGAATACCCGGTATATGATTCACCAGCCGTTGGGCGGCGTGCGCGGCCAGGCGGCGGACATTAAAATCGAGGCCGACGAAATTGTTAAAATGCGCAGCAGAATTAACAAGTTAATCAGCGCCGGCACCGGTCAGCCTTTGGAGAAGGTCGAAAAAGATACGCAAAGAAATTATTGGCTGGATGCTGAAGAAGCTAAAGGGTATGGCATTGTGAATAAAATTATTACCCAGTACAGTGAACTGGACAATTTATAA
- a CDS encoding rubrerythrin family protein, with protein sequence MEVLDIKTSLRTTLTQKQELVRDYQTFAEQINNADVSKMYRHFAEAEALHATQIKDQLAKLS encoded by the coding sequence ATGGAAGTATTGGATATAAAAACTTCATTGCGGACAACGTTAACGCAAAAACAGGAATTGGTTCGCGACTATCAGACATTTGCCGAACAAATTAACAATGCCGATGTTTCCAAAATGTACCGCCATTTTGCTGAAGCCGAAGCTTTGCACGCTACGCAAATTAAAGATCAGCTTGCCAAACTAAGCTAG
- a CDS encoding D-alanyl-D-alanine carboxypeptidase family protein: MMRQCVILLCLGLFLLEPSGSLASPLEITAKSAIVMDASTGKILYEKAAQEQRYPASTTKIMTLIVALEHGNLEDMVTASPKAASTEGSSLWLEPGEKLQLLDLLYGIMLVSGNDATVAVAEHISGSMDNFAKLMTEKAHAIGAKNTNFVNSSGLPDPKHVTTAHDLAKIAAYGYKNPLFTQIVSTKEKVIPWPGKAHDRELYNENKMLWLFDGGNGVKTGYTEDAGRCLVSAARRNDIQLVAVVLDSEYMWDDSMALLDYGFKQLRPVTLFAKGDILKTVKIKDGKARTVALVTSSDMVVPVSGADQEEFKTIIDAPGNIAAPVNAGEKIGVARVMYKDTEIAAVDLLATETVERKSFFGLIWGSVWNFFTFVIKNFA; this comes from the coding sequence ATGATGCGACAGTGTGTTATTTTGTTATGCCTGGGACTGTTTCTGCTGGAGCCGTCCGGCAGTCTGGCGTCTCCTTTGGAAATAACAGCAAAATCGGCTATTGTAATGGATGCTAGTACGGGAAAAATTTTATATGAGAAAGCGGCTCAGGAACAGCGCTACCCGGCCAGCACCACTAAGATAATGACCTTAATTGTGGCGCTGGAACATGGGAACTTAGAGGATATGGTGACCGCCAGTCCCAAGGCCGCCAGTACCGAAGGGTCATCGTTATGGCTGGAGCCTGGTGAGAAATTACAATTGCTTGATCTGTTGTATGGGATTATGCTGGTTTCCGGTAATGACGCCACAGTGGCGGTAGCCGAACATATTTCCGGTTCGATGGACAATTTTGCTAAGCTCATGACGGAAAAAGCCCATGCCATTGGAGCGAAAAACACCAATTTTGTAAATTCCAGCGGATTGCCTGATCCAAAACATGTTACCACCGCCCATGATTTGGCTAAAATCGCCGCCTATGGTTATAAAAACCCGCTGTTTACTCAAATTGTCAGTACCAAAGAAAAAGTTATTCCCTGGCCAGGTAAGGCCCATGACCGTGAGTTGTATAATGAGAATAAAATGCTGTGGCTGTTTGACGGCGGTAATGGCGTGAAAACCGGCTATACAGAAGATGCCGGGCGCTGCCTGGTTTCGGCGGCCAGGCGTAATGATATCCAACTGGTGGCTGTGGTGTTAGATAGCGAGTATATGTGGGATGATTCCATGGCTCTTTTGGACTATGGTTTTAAGCAGCTGCGGCCGGTCACTCTCTTTGCTAAGGGTGATATTCTCAAAACAGTAAAAATAAAGGACGGGAAAGCCAGGACGGTAGCTTTGGTCACCAGCAGCGACATGGTTGTACCGGTTTCCGGGGCTGATCAGGAAGAATTTAAAACAATTATTGATGCTCCCGGCAACATAGCGGCGCCGGTAAACGCCGGCGAAAAAATCGGAGTTGCCCGGGTAATGTACAAAGATACCGAAATTGCGGCAGTCGATTTGCTGGCCACAGAGACGGTAGAGCGTAAGTCGTTTTTCGGTTTGATCTGGGGTTCGGTCTGGAATTTCTTTACTTTCGTGATTAAAAATTTTGCTTAA
- a CDS encoding nucleoside recognition domain-containing protein — MINVIWLLFLVIGIIYAGWQGRIEIVTQTAISAAEGAVVLSFKLIGVMCLWLGIMKIAEAAGMIRLFARLLSPVTGLLFPGVPKQHPAMGAIVMTISANMLGLGNAATPLGIKAMQELQKLNLKKDTASDGMCTLLALCTTGFTLVPATIIALRSAAGSANPAEIVGATIMVSLAATAVALLADRICRTVYSVRGRR; from the coding sequence ATGATCAATGTTATTTGGCTGTTGTTTCTGGTCATTGGCATTATCTACGCAGGCTGGCAGGGAAGAATTGAAATTGTTACCCAGACTGCGATTAGCGCAGCAGAAGGGGCGGTTGTCTTGTCCTTCAAGCTGATTGGCGTGATGTGTTTGTGGCTGGGGATTATGAAGATTGCGGAAGCGGCCGGCATGATCCGACTGTTTGCCAGGCTCCTCAGCCCGGTAACCGGACTGCTGTTTCCCGGCGTTCCAAAGCAGCATCCGGCGATGGGCGCAATTGTGATGACAATCAGCGCCAATATGCTGGGTTTAGGCAATGCCGCCACGCCGCTGGGGATAAAAGCAATGCAGGAATTGCAAAAGTTAAATTTGAAGAAGGATACCGCGTCTGACGGTATGTGCACTTTACTGGCCCTGTGCACCACCGGATTCACCCTTGTTCCGGCCACGATTATTGCTTTGCGTTCGGCGGCCGGTTCCGCTAATCCGGCTGAAATTGTCGGCGCCACCATCATGGTTAGCCTGGCCGCCACAGCAGTGGCTCTTCTGGCCGACCGGATCTGCCGAACAGTATATTCGGTACGGGGCAGGAGGTAG
- a CDS encoding spore maturation protein: MLAELSSALSVWAIPAILLTIPLLGYFRKVNVYEAFVDGAGEGFQTAIRIMPFLVAMMVSINVFRASGAMEAFVGFLAPALNLLGVPADLVPLAIMRPLSGTGALGLATEIINTFGPDSLCGRIASTVLGSTDTTFYVLTVYFGAVGIRKPRYSVFVGLLGDITGFFMSIYICRKLFGF, translated from the coding sequence ATGTTGGCTGAATTAAGCAGCGCTTTATCGGTTTGGGCTATTCCGGCAATTTTGCTCACGATTCCTTTGCTGGGTTATTTTCGCAAGGTCAATGTTTACGAAGCTTTTGTCGATGGCGCCGGGGAAGGATTCCAGACGGCAATTAGAATTATGCCGTTTTTGGTGGCGATGATGGTATCCATTAATGTCTTCAGAGCTTCCGGCGCAATGGAAGCCTTTGTCGGTTTTCTGGCCCCGGCGCTAAATTTGCTGGGCGTACCGGCTGATTTGGTGCCGCTGGCGATTATGCGCCCGCTTTCCGGTACCGGGGCATTGGGCCTGGCAACGGAAATCATCAACACTTTCGGTCCTGATTCATTATGCGGCCGGATTGCTTCCACTGTGCTGGGCAGTACGGATACGACTTTTTATGTTTTGACCGTATATTTTGGGGCGGTTGGTATCCGCAAACCCCGCTATTCGGTTTTTGTCGGTTTATTGGGGGATATAACCGGTTTTTTTATGTCAATATATATCTGCCGGAAGTTATTCGGCTTTTGA